A region of the Candoia aspera isolate rCanAsp1 chromosome 15, rCanAsp1.hap2, whole genome shotgun sequence genome:
GGGCTGGAACAGGAGGCACTCAAGGGCACCTTGGCTGAGGGGGAGGGTGACCAGTGGTGCCCCTCTTGTTCCTTAAGCCCCGAGAACCCGCATGCATGCGTGCAGACGTGGGGGTGACCTTCCGGTGCAGGCCCAGGCAGCCCTGGGTCAGTTCTCTCAGGGACTCTGTTGCATTGGAGTTTAGTTTGGCTTCTTGGTCAAGGAAACCCTGTGCCAGTTGCATACAGTTGCAGGTGGGTTTAGACTGAAGGTTGTCTTGGCACCAGCTGTCAAAGTTGCTCCGATGCAGGTTGTCTGTCCGCCTTCTGAGATCTCCGGGGCCCCCGGGCATGACTCTGGAGACTGTGGGGCCTTCAGCCGTCTGGAATCTGGTTGCATTTCCACTGGTCTTCGCCTGAAGAGTGCATGCACGTACCAATGGAGTGATTTGAACACACACAACAGACTGATTAAGAAAGGCTACCTGGTGCTGCTGTGGCTACCTGGTGCTGCTGTTTTTCTACCCGTTAAATCAGATGAGTTTGTCTGTAGGGAAACATCTTCTGCTCCCAGTTCAGCTGTATCAATGGTAATTTTCCGCAGGGGTCTCCTGCACAGGACATCCAGGACTGAAATATGGCCCACTTGCAACGCAGTTTCCTGAGTCCTGTTCCCAGGTAGCTGAAGTGTTTGTGTGAATCTGCTTATTTTAGGACTATGCATTACAAAGCTGGCACTCCAGTGTGTCACCCTTTTGCACAAATGTTGTGAAATATGAAGAGCTGGTTTGTAATGAACTATAAACAGGACAAGATATTTTGAAAAAGGTGCTTTTATTCAGCCCAgctttaatgctttttaatttaaagatagccccccaccccacatcccaTTTAAGGGCTGGGCCCAGACAGGTTCACAGGCATGAAGCTCTTCTGGATGCTGGCCCACCCCCCATTTCCTTCTTGATTTTACTTCTGGCATTGCAGGAGACCCTTGTCCTCCCTCTCCCTGCCTTAGAAGTTATGGGGTGTTGTGCTGTGGCAGCTGCTGCAGGCCTTCGGGAGAGCTGCTCCAAATTGCCCTTGTGCCTCTTGGAAGGGTGTGCAGCCTCCTGACCCTGGTTTCCGCCAGCCGCTGgttggaatcctgggagttgccggtcccaacatGTCTGGCAGCGGGCTGCACAATGCTTCCCGTGGCTTCCAGTGTGTAAACCGTGGCTTTGCAGCACAGAGCCCACACTGGTCGTGTCCTCGCTCGGGTAGTGAGGGTTGGCTTGGCCTGGTGCTCCTTCAGCAGCAGCCTCAGAACCAGTTGGTTTTACTCTCTCCCCAGCACTTCCTTGCACATGTGTTTTCCAAGATAGGAGGAGAAACTGTTGCCATGGGAGATTAACAAATTACTTTGCCCTTCTATCACTTCGTATTTTTTTAGTTACGGCGCATTCTTCACGCTGGAAATTCAGGAATACaggaaataaatttgaaaatttgGTTGGATGTGGtcacttttttttaagtgcatgACTGGGAGAAAACAAGCCTCGTGTGGGTGACACAGCTTACTGCAAGCTTGATTCTGGGACATTTGCTGATAGAGCCTGTGTCTTAAAAGTTGCACTTGTCAAGACTGCTGACAACATAGGATGTATTGATGGACTTGGCTAAGGGAAGAAATTCAGATCCACTCTAGTTTTGAGCGAAGGAAACTGGCAAGCAGACCAGAGCCAGCGGGACTGAGCTGAGCTTTCTGCCACAATCCCCTTTGATGTTCCAAGAGGCAACAAAAGTATCTTCAGGTGCCACCATTGCTCTGAATTCATGTGCACAAGCAAGACTCCAAAAAAGCGGCCGGGAATCTAGATCTCTGTGAGCAGCTTTCAATGGTTTCTCAGGTTGGGGGTCTGACCATTTCAAATTGCCTGCATTTTACCCTTAAATCTTATCCACTGCTCGCTAGCTCAGAAGTTGCCCATTCCACCTCTTGCACTGCTGAACTTAGTCTTCGGGCTCCATCCTTGTGTAGattttctccttcttcccttcctcctttgcaGCAAAACGAGCCAAGACAAACAGGTAGTCGCTCAGCCTGGATGCGGGAAAGAAGAGAGAGCTGCCCTACATCTGTTGACTGCAGGACTGGAGAGAGATCCCCGGCCAGAGCTGGCAGCCGTGCACAGACCCAGGAGAGCGGATTGCCATACCTGGTCTTTACGATCACACAGGCATTCAATTTCTCCTTGCCAGAGTCAGCAGAAAGGGCCCGTGGGTGTACAGATCCAAGAGTTATCAATTCTGCCCAAATGACTCCCATGAAGTGGCTGGGAGTTTGAACACAGCACTGGAGTAAAGGCGTGTACAACACGTTGAGGCCAGTGTGTCCCAATCTGGCCTCTTTCTGGTGGGGTCAGCATGGGATGATTCGATTTTGCGACACTTTGTACACCTCTTCATGGGAAGCTTCTGGCAACGTTCCTTGGGCTGTGCTGTATATGGCTGCAAGCTAAATTGACCTTCCCCGCTGTCAGACTGCAGCTACACATTTGTCTCTCTCTTTAAACACAAATCCAAGTTACCTGTTTAAATACTTGGCCACGTTTGCATCCACCTCTCCTATTTTCACCAAAGGAACGACACTATGAAGGCATGAGGAGGGAAAGGCCCAAACATTACGATACACAAGACGACTAAAGCTCACAAGAAGAAAACTTCGTCTGTTGCCCATCAACCCTGTGCAAACTTAGGTgtctaatttgtattttttacttGGACAGTGACTGCCACGTAAGATGACAGCTTATGTGGCACCTTTCAGATTCTTCCCATGCATGGGGACAGTTACTCTAAAGCCCACCTCTAGGTTCTCGCTAACAGAAGAACAGGCCAGTCCCTTACCGCCTCTCAGCTCTGCGACACACGGCTCGGGAGAGATGGAGCGCAGCGCTGCTCTTTCCACCAGACTGAAACGACATAAGCACAAGACACGCGAAGTCTGTCTTCGTCAGCTCAGCCCAAGATGGCCTAGTGCAGGGGCTTAATGGCTCACCACCCAAGGAGCCCTCTAGCTGCCTTCCCCTTTTTTCATGTAGGATGCAGAGGCATGAAACTGATCACAGGCAGGGAAGAAGTCCTATGGGTTTCCAGAGGCCTTCTGCTTCAACTCATACAACCATTTGGTATTTTTCCTCTGGAAGAAATATGGGAGCTTCAAGGGAGATGTGCCGCAAGGAGAACAAGGCTGAGAGGGAAAGGATTTGTCAGAGCCTTTTGAGTGTCCCTGCCCTGAACAGCGTGGATGTGGGCTGCCAGCTAGTAAAGGAAGAATAGATGAATGAAAAAAGATGTTCAGTGGGAGGCACTAAGTCCAGTGGGTGTATCCCGACTCCAGGATTAAAGGCACTCAATGTGAAAAAGCACATAAAGAACCTACTGGTAGAATAAAGGAGGTGAGTGGTGGAAGCTGATCCGAGTATCTGTCGATCCAGGTTTCCAGCTCCAGCACAGGCTTCTCGCTAAACGACGTTTGCTCTGAAGAAGAGGAGAAGGCCAGTCACGCAAGGTGGGCATTCCCTGTTCCAGGCCGCCAGCTGAAGGCCCAGAATAATGCTCTTGCCTTGGCAAAGCCTCAAGCACCTTGGAGCGTGCCTGGAAGATTTCCCCTCCCCCACGGAAGAACCCTAACAGCAGCCCCGCATTTAACTTCTGTGCATGACTGTAAGGTGCAAAATCAAGGACCAGGCTGGCCTCTCTCAGGGACCCTGCGTGCCTGGCCTTGAATTTCAAATAAAAGAAAAGTGGGTTGCCAATGCAGTCCATTAAATATTCCACAGGAGAAGCTTTTCTGGCTTTCAACTCTCAGCAGAAACCAACGGCAAGGCAACTCATTTGAAAAGCATATTCCTTATAAACATTCAGCTTCTTAAAGATGTCCTAATTACTTATGTGAGACTCCCTGGCTGAAGAGATGGGTGTTGCCACGTTAGAGCCAGCATCTTGCAACATACACTGGACCTATAGAGGGGAAGTCAAAACAACATGTTTGGGGACAAAGGTGTTAGCAAAGGCAGGCAGCCAGGACTAACTGCTTGGCCCAACTAGGAATGGTGACTTCTAAGGGGTTACGCAACCAGCTAGAGCAGAGCCAATTTATTTCTCACCTTGTGAAGCTCTTCCACAAACGCGTGGCCACTTTCTCTGCCAAATTCAGCACTTAAGCTGCAGCAAATAAGAACAGACTCAGTCTCCAGATTAAGGCAGTTGtgaccccccccccttcaaaATGTTTACCTCTGGTAATATGCAACAACTTTAAGCCAGTCTGAAATCTATGGAACTGTCACACTTTTTCTACATCTCTATAGGGCTGGTGTGTTGTGAGAATGCCACTGTTACTTTTATATGTCAATACTGCTTTGCAAGATTTGCATTTGTAATTCAAAGCTAAATGTCCCCTTTCCCCTAGCTAAGTGCAAAGGCCTAGTTGTTGACAGGCGGCCATCAAGCTCACTTGCTGGAATAGAAGGTGGCATCTCGTAGAACTGCTTCCTCCTctatctgaaatattttggcaaTAATGACCCAAAACAAACTCGCAATTACCCTATAGTGCAACTCAATTCATCCAGTGTTCCCAAAGCATCAAAGATTTGGTCATCTTTGCTTCTCCTCTCCCCGGTGAACGTGCTTGAAAATCCTTTAAATCCCAAACAGTGAGAGAATCAGGTGACAAACTAAGGCCAAAAAGTTCATAGCCCTGCAGGACTCCTGCTTGATTACTGTACAATCATTCACTTCTACGTGGATTCAGGAATGGATCCCACAAATGATACTCCTTGCAGTTGggcaattaaggaaaaaaatttaTAACCTTCGCTAATAAAACAACTTTACAGCTGATACAAGGCTTCACTTGATCAGAAAAATGTAAATGATGAAACATCTGTATTGCAATACTGTATTAAATGCAAACGAAAAATAagctgggattttaaaaaatcaagctgTTTCAAAAAGAAAACCACAGTTGCATTCCAGGTATTTTCCATCtcttacatatattttatatataatattatacaaCAGGTCTGTTTCCACTAAACTCATTCTGGACCCAAGAAAGGCGATCCCCATCCTAAAACATCTCGGGGCTTCCAGCGGGCTACCTTTGTCTCCCGTTTTAGTGTAGATCTTCGGGACTCGGGTCGTTTTCTCGGGCTCAGGATCCGGGCTGCAGAAGAGGAAAGACGGCAGGGGCGAGAAGAGAGCTGGGATCAAGCCTGCTTCGGTTTCTAGGGAACGCGGCCAAAGCTGGGGGTCCCGCGGGATCCCCTCCCCCTGGGGACTCTCCCGCCAGACGCATTTTGCGGAACCCGCCTGCAATTGCGCCCCGCCACCGCGCCCACGCGCTCGCCGCGCCCCCGGGCGGCCCGTTCTCACCCGGGCGGGTCGCGGCCCGGCTCCCGGCTCGCGGCCCGGCTCCTTGCCCCGCAGCGGGCGGCCGCCACCCGTCCCAGCAGCGTGCGCCCGCCACGCCAGCCCGCCACGCCAGCCATGCCCGGGCGCGAGGGCGGAGCGGGCTCCTCTGCCGACCCCGCTTGTCCCTTCCCGGCGGCCGTCGCAGCCGCCGCTGGCTCCGGATTGGTCGCGGCGGGGCGGCTCCTACAGGGAGCGGCCAATCGGGGGAGGGAGGCCGGTGCCCGGATCGTCCGATTGGGCGGAGGCGGGGCGCCGGCCACGCCCCTTTGGAAGGCTCGCCTCACCTGGACCTGCGGCGGCGAAAGGTGAGGGACTCTCCTGCCGGCCCACCATGCATTGCGCGGGAAAGGCCCCCGCGGCGGAGAGGTAGGCTGCCTCGGCCCAAGGAGGCTCAGGGGGGCCGGCTGGGGGGGTTGGCAGCGGGGCTGAGCGGGGCGTGTGGCTGGTTTGCGCCcctgcgggcgggcgggcggacggACGGAGGGACGGACGTCGTGTTTCTCTCTGCAGGGAGGAGATGCTGAGGCGGACTTTGGTGGTTTCTGCCCCGGGGAAGGTGATCCTGCACGGCGAGCATGCGGTGGTGCACGGCAAGGTAGGCCCCCGCTCGCCCGTGAGGGGTCCTGGCGGGGCTCCGGCCGGCTCGTGGCCGGCGCCCCTGTGGCCTCCCGGGGGCCGGAAAGGCCTTACCCCGGCAGCCGACCGGGGAAGCGGCGGCTTCCTCGTTGCTCAGCGCTTTCGAGGGCCGCTGAAATCCGCATTTGACCCAGGTCAAGCAGTTGCCCTGAAGCCCGAGCCACTTCGCCTCCGGCCCAGTTTTAATTCTGGGGTTTAACGCGTATTAGTCCTTGCTGGTGAGCTGCTGTGCGCTCCTGTCAGATGTATATACAGTTTGCTATTTTTTAATAGGCTCAGCATGGGTCCGTGCTAATTTTGGAGGTGTTGTAAATCAGTTATGTGGCAAAATGTTAATTGGGTAATCAGTTGTGGCTGTGATTTCTTAGTTTCAGGCGAGTCTGAaacaatacatttaataaaacaaatagaacatttctgaaaatgtccTTAATTTTATGTTATAAACCCTTACCCACTAAAGCAtggagctgttttttttttcctttgctctctgatatttttaaaaagatgtctcCCTCTGCTGATATGGTCTTAGAGCTTGGAAATATTGTGGGAGAGAAATAGATTGGGCATAATTTTTAAATGACAGTGCGATCACTAAGGATTTAACTTCCCGCTACGTTCCTCTAATGCTTCCGAAATGCAGGTAGCTCTGGCGACTGCTCTGAACTTGAGAACTTTCCTTCGGATGATTCCGCGACATGATGGAAAAATCTCGCTGCGCTTGCCTAATCTTGGGAGAAGGTTAAGCTGGGAAGCTGCTGACCTCCAGCCCCTGCTAGCAGCATTTTCAGGTCGGCACCAGGTGCCTTTGTGGAATTCCACTGTCCTGTCCTCTACCCTGATCCACAGAGAGCCTCAGCTGCTGGGGAAGTGGTTGTATTCGCAATCTAGCCAATATTGGTGCATCCACAAAAGCAGCAATAGGCAATCTGTCATCCTCATCCCTTGCTGCCCTTGGTCTGTGATGTTTCCCTTTCCTCAAGGGGGCTCCAAATATCAGATTTATCTTAAAGCCTTGGTTTTGTGGCCCCAAGGAACAGTGGACAGGGTTCGGTGTTTCAGTTTCTCCTGTGCACATTAACTGCCTTTGAGGGTTTCTTGACTGTTTCATGGGAGCATCTGATAGTCTGTTGCATTGTAGTCAGGCTGTGTGCTTTAAAAACTGTATCAAATTCTGCCCCAAGAAAAACTGCTCTGTGACTTGTTACTGATGTTACACTGATGTATCTGAAATAATTAGAAAGGGTTGTCCAAACGTATTGAATAAAGGTGCCTTGCCTCCTTCTTTAGGAATAGGAAATGATGTCTCCTGCTGTTTGTTCTCTCCTCAGTTGAGCTGCCTGAAGCTCAGCCACCCAGCGCTGAGCAAGTGGAGAAGCTGAAAGAGTTTGCGGGGGATGATAGCGGACATGAAGCAGTCCATAGTGTAGCTGCTGCAGCCTTTCTTTATTTGTACTTATCTGTTGCATCTAAATGTGGGTAAGACTATGGATCTCAGCTTTGCTGTGTGGCTTGTTCACTCCTGGCAGTTGTGATTGCCAAGTCTGTCTTCGCTACTTCCACATGATGAAATTGGAGGCATTGATTCAGGGTGTGGAGCTAGCCTGCCCTGCTCTGTGAATTTCAGGAGAGTTTAGTAAACATGCAAATGACTGTTGACATGGATCCTAAAGAACACGCAGTACAAGCGATAGAGAAAGCATGAGGTGCAGCAAAGGAAGGGTGACTGGGAAAGACAACAGAGGAAGGATAGATTTTTATTATcattacatgaatttaaaatcAGGATAGTGGGATTAAGGAATTATCTGCAGAAAAATCTGACTCCTTCATGAtccatgaaataaaatcagagtgTAAGctacatctattttttttaaaaatcaggaaactaggactgggttagggttaggcttcttATAGATTACTTGTTTCTAAGGCACCAGCTCTGGAAAAACCAGAGGAGAAAATAAGCGAAGAAAAAACCGGTTTTGTGGTCTTATTTTTTCTGTAAACCAGTTGTGACAGATCATGAAAGCAGAGCCTGTTTAACTCTGCTTAGTCTGAGGAAAGTAATTGGTGAAATTGCGAAACTGAATCTTTGTAATGTTCTTATCTTTCAGGTTTATGCCAACAGCTGACATCTTGGTCTGGTCTGAGCTGCCCACTGGAGCTGGGTTAGGCTCCAGCGCAGCCTACTCCGTCTGCCTGGCAGGGGCGTTGCTTTCTGGATGTGGAGTCATCACCTATCCTCTGCGGGAGGGCCAAGTTGTAGCTAGGTAGGAGTTAGAAGGCTTAGGGTTGGGAAATAGTTGGGAAATAGGTTGTTTCCATCTGTCCAGATAGAACTGGGGATGTGTGATAGCAGCAAGGGGAGGAACAGAAAGTGGCTTTTTGTCATCTTAAAGCCCTGCATTTGGCTCTTGTTGCTCAAGGAGAGGATTGTAGTTCTGGGGTTGTATGCAAAAAATCCCAGGTGCATTTTTCAGCCTTTCCAGTTTAAAGGACCAGAAGCAGCAGGTCAAAGGAGGGTCCTGGAGGGCTGCTGAAAGCGTGTGGTGACAGGCTGATCTTGACTAAGGCCACTTCTGCTCTTCCAGGTGGACCGAGGAGGAGCTGGACATGATCAACAAGCTGGCTTTCCGAGGAGAGCAAGTGATCCACGGGAACCCCTCTGGGGTGGATAATGCTGTGAGCACATGGGGTTGgtgttttcttctcttcttttgcatTTCTTAACCGGTTCAGTACAGGGAGGGCACTTTGCCCCCTCTCTCAGGTGCTGGACAGAGCTGCCGATGGGAATGACATGAACTGTTCCTTAAGATTCCAAGAAGGGATTTTGGCTACTGCAGATCCCAAGGCCTCCCTTCCCTTGGTTAATGACAGAGGAGTAAATAGCCAGATGCTCCCCATTGCTCGTTCACCTGAATTTGAGTTATTGTGCAGAATATGGGAAGATAAAACATCCCAGGAAACTATTCTTTCTTTCGTTCTTCCCCAAACATTTAGGTGGAGCCTTGCGGTATTTTTCAGGAAAAATCTCCTCGTTGAAAAGGTAAGGTTTATTTGAGCATTAAtgtttagattattttaaagaGAATTGGTTGGTTTAATAAAGTCCTTTTTTAAAGAGTGAGTTTTATTTTAGCATGATCATGTGCGAAAGTATTTCCTTTGAGAAAAGATGCCTTTCTCCGGCATTTTGGCTTACAGAATGATCAATGTGTtaaaaagttttgatttttttaaaaaacgaataGCCTTGGTAGGCTGATTAATTTCTTTAAGCAAAAGGGAAGAGTCTTGCTTTTGAATAATAGCATTAGCAGCCTTCCAGAGATCTCACTCTGTGTCTGAGGTCTCAAGTCACGAAGGTTGCCTTTTGCAGGCAAGCAGAGCATAAAGGAGTTTGCACGCTGAAAACTTCCAGGGCTCTGAAAAGGGATTGCCAGAGTGGATTTGGCGATGGCTCCCACCCTGGTACCTTCTGCCAACACAGCCTAATCGGACTTCATTAAAATCTTTCACGGGGCGTGAAATTGCCCTATTAGTAGCTAATGTTAGACACCAGTTATTCTTGTTGGCAGTTATTAGGAAACAAAGTTATTTTGGCTTACAGAATGTGGGCCTTGGTTGGGTCGTTAAAAGAGCACTTGCGACACGCCAAGCTAATTCTAGCTAAACTGTGGCTCTAATTGATGATTAAGCTTAGCAGGCGAAGGTCCTTTACTGTAACAGCACTTGGGCTGCATAGCGTTTGCAGGAACAGAAGTGAAGGGCATGAGCTGCTTCAGTCATTCTGTGGGGTGGCGGGGGGATGATGGGGCTGGTGATTTCACCCCCCTGGAGTGGAGATGCATGTGGAAGACTACAAGAGGGAAAATTCTCACCCCTCTCCCGGGCTGCCAACTTCTGGttccggggtggggtgggaaataaaagcaatactgtaCTCCTGTAGCTGTGCCCGGTGGGTCTGCTGTTGGCGTGGGAACTCCCAGACTGTTGACTTGATTCTTGAGAATCTTTTTCTCCCCAGCGTGCCTACTCTGCGGATTTTACTGACCAACACTAAAGTTCCGCGGAGCACCAAGATCCTGGTTGCGGGGTTTAAAGACAGGCTCCTGAAGGTATTTCTTCTCCCAGGAATTGTGACTGCCCAGAACATTTTGACATATAGCGAGAACTATTTGGAGAGGGTCCTTTTGAGAAGCGCAGCCGGGCTGAGTGTCGGGAAGCAGGAGGCGGCTGCCTCGGACCCCGCTGTCTCCGGGTGTGTTGGAAAAGCACTTTCAGTGGAGCTGCAGGGGTCTCTGTCCCTCACCCGTTTGGCATCATTTCAGCAGAATATTCTTTGCAGCTCTCTGCCCAAATGTGCCCTTCCAGCCTGTCCCTTTTCTGGTTCTCATTTTCTGTTGACAT
Encoded here:
- the MMAB gene encoding corrinoid adenosyltransferase MMAB, yielding MHGGPAGESLTFRRRRSRSRPAATNPEPAAAATAAGKGQAGSAEEPAPPSRPGMAGVAGWRGGRTLLGRVAAARCGARSRAASREPGRDPPGPDPEPEKTTRVPKIYTKTGDKGFSSTFTGERRSKDDQIFDALGTLDELSCTIGLSAEFGRESGHAFVEELHKVQCMLQDAGSNVATPISSARESHIKQTSFSEKPVLELETWIDRYSDQLPPLTSFILPSGGKSSAALHLSRAVCRRAERRVVPLVKIGEVDANVAKYLNRLSDYLFVLARFAAKEEGKKEKIYTRMEPED
- the MVK gene encoding mevalonate kinase — protein: MLRRTLVVSAPGKVILHGEHAVVHGKVALATALNLRTFLRMIPRHDGKISLRLPNLGRRLSWEAADLQPLLAAFSVELPEAQPPSAEQVEKLKEFAGDDSGHEAVHSVAAAAFLYLYLSVASKCGFMPTADILVWSELPTGAGLGSSAAYSVCLAGALLSGCGVITYPLREGQVVARWTEEELDMINKLAFRGEQVIHGNPSGVDNAVSTWGGALRYFSGKISSLKSVPTLRILLTNTKVPRSTKILVAGFKDRLLKFPTIMEPVLTSIDAISRECEGILEAMANDLSQECYSMLEELVDINQHLLNGIGVGHALLDRVCQVTSSHGLHSKLTGAGGGGCAITLLRPGTAPSVVEGAIRDLSSCGFECWETDIGALGISAHSLPSLKTEVQKVLKGVNGGGED